The Actinomycetota bacterium nucleotide sequence TCTTGACGGCGAACCTTACGAGCTTGGCCCCCATCATCTTCCGGAACTCCGGCAGCACCGCCAGCCGGTCGCCCTTCCACAGGCCCGGCTCCTCCAGCGGGTAGAGCCGGACCGCCCCGGCGGCGACCCGGCCGTACAGCCCGAGGGCGTGGATGGTCGTGGACTTTTCGTCATGCTCGTCCCGGTCGGAGCCTTCGAAGAACTCCTGCTCGCCGACGAAGATCTGGTTGCGGATCTCCATGTGGATGGCAACCTCGTCGGGAGTTGACGCGGCTCGGACCGTCGACGCCAGACCGTCCCTCAGGGACGGCAGGGCGTCAGCTGACCTGGAGAATGGGGAGATTACGACGGGAGGAACCATTTGCCTCTTCA carries:
- a CDS encoding MSMEG_0567/Sll0786 family nitrogen starvation N-acetyltransferase → KRQMVPPVVISPFSRSADALPSLRDGLASTVRAASTPDEVAIHMEIRNQIFVGEQEFFEGSDRDEHDEKSTTIHALGLYGRVAAGAVRLYPLEEPGLWKGDRLAVLPEFRKMMGAKLVRFAVKTAGELGGDVMIAHIQPQNVVFFRYLGWHPEGDLVEFKGHLHQKMAIPLSRPEPGL